Proteins encoded together in one Homalodisca vitripennis isolate AUS2020 unplaced genomic scaffold, UT_GWSS_2.1 ScUCBcl_86;HRSCAF=1036, whole genome shotgun sequence window:
- the LOC124370338 gene encoding uncharacterized protein LOC124370338: protein MSFVLKTSTHRPSDSNIPMPDEIEEHSNHWEQQRNLSEQQDDIDGESMADDAENASQITSTVKERRNRSLRGVDKVLAYMQNKECNKKTRAKSIPDDINLFFASAAQSVRKLPRQLQNKIKMDLLSSICRAEEQHEWNCTSACGSTSQQLFVATPSPSTSIQSQPFSSASPSPTLQSRQSTAPIPGNNETSLSQTGYILSSLNDDICYN from the exons ATGTCATTTGTGCTTAAAACTAGCACGCATAGACC gagCGACTCTAACATTCCCATGCCGGATGAAATCGAGGAACATTCGAATCATTGGGAACAGCAGAGAAATTTATCCGAGCAACAAGATGACATTGACGGGGAAAGTATGGCCGATGATGCTGAAAACGCAAGTCAAATTACTTCCACGGTAAAAGAACGAAGAAACCGATCACTAAGAGGCGTTGACAAAGTGTTGGCTTATATGCaaaataaagaatgcaataaaaaaaCTCGAGCTAAAAGCATTCCTGatgatataaacttattttttgctAGTGCTGCCCAATCGGTTCGGAAATTACCCCgccaattacaaaacaaaataaaaatggatttgttAAGTAGCATTTGTAGAGCGGAAGAGCAACATGAATGGAACTGTACCTCTGCTTGTGGGTCTACTTCACAGCAGTTGTTTGTTGCCACTCCATCCCCCTCCACAAGTATACAATCACAACCATTTTCATCAGCTTCGCCTTCACCTACACTTCAGTCTCGACAGTCAACTGCTCCGATCCCAGGAAACAATGAGACATCTCTTTCCCAGACTGGATATATTTTATCTTCACTCAATGATgacatttgttataattaa